A genomic segment from Bacteroidota bacterium encodes:
- a CDS encoding RNA polymerase sigma factor produces the protein MLNEKETLVRCLDGDRQAQKAIYEHYCSRMLGVCFRYVRTIEDAEDVLQDAFIRAFSNIHQYRYDGSFEAWLRKLMVNTSLNHLHKNRRLKEQLELESVAYYISEDVETDAQLHAKDIFETLKALPDGYRTVINLYSIEGYSHKEIGEMMGINESTSRSQYTRARMLLARLLTAKGRIATSNNNGKIVF, from the coding sequence ATGTTAAATGAAAAAGAAACCCTAGTCCGCTGTCTCGATGGAGATAGGCAGGCTCAGAAAGCTATTTACGAGCATTACTGTAGCCGTATGCTTGGCGTTTGTTTTCGATATGTGAGGACAATTGAAGACGCTGAGGATGTATTGCAAGATGCGTTTATCAGAGCTTTTTCAAATATTCACCAATACCGGTATGATGGTTCGTTTGAAGCATGGTTACGCAAACTGATGGTGAACACGTCATTAAACCACCTGCACAAAAACCGCAGGTTAAAAGAACAACTTGAACTTGAATCTGTAGCATATTATATATCGGAAGATGTTGAAACAGATGCCCAACTGCACGCCAAAGATATTTTTGAAACCCTAAAAGCTTTGCCCGATGGGTATCGCACTGTTATTAATTTATATTCGATTGAGGGATATTCCCACAAAGAAATTGGCGAAATGATGGGTATCAATGAAAGCACTTCCCGCTCTCAATATACTAGGGCACGAATGTTACTAGCCAGATTGCTAACTGCAAAAGGTAGAATTGCAACTTCAAACAATAACGGTAAAATCGTTTTTTAA
- the gldC gene encoding gliding motility protein GldC, protein MSSKISEISFQIHLDENNIPSKMEWRATDSSNNEWQENQAVMLSIWDSNEQNALRIDLWTKDMKIDEMNYFFFQTLMTMADTYQTATQNEELARKMKGFAEYFAEKSEVIKGATGHDEHEGHNH, encoded by the coding sequence ATGTCAAGCAAAATTTCTGAAATCTCATTCCAAATACATTTGGATGAAAATAATATCCCCAGCAAAATGGAATGGAGAGCCACTGATTCATCCAACAACGAATGGCAAGAAAACCAAGCTGTAATGCTATCCATTTGGGACTCGAACGAACAAAACGCTTTGAGGATTGACCTCTGGACCAAGGATATGAAAATTGATGAAATGAATTACTTCTTTTTTCAAACTTTAATGACCATGGCCGATACCTATCAAACAGCTACCCAAAATGAGGAACTGGCCAGAAAGATGAAAGGTTTTGCCGAATACTTTGCCGAAAAATCGGAAGTGATTAAGGGAGCAACAGGTCACGATGAACACGAAGGACATAATCACTAA